The Daucus carota subsp. sativus chromosome 9, DH1 v3.0, whole genome shotgun sequence genome window below encodes:
- the LOC108202275 gene encoding uncharacterized protein LOC108202275 isoform X2, whose translation MSSRGNSAHSSHGSRRQGKQPMAPPADQPTVPAQKRGYLAWTPEMDSILTSTLYDQINEGNKGDGNFKSQAYQAVVDKLRIEKSMLVTVEHVKHRIKIWKKHYGVISDIRNYTKFNWDEEKKMLVIPIEDLVEWKAYCEVN comes from the exons ATGAG TTCAAGGGGTAATTCAGCTCATTCATCTCATGG GTCCCGAAGACAAGGAAAACAGCCTATGGCTCCACCAGCTGATCAGCCAACCGTACCTGCTCAGAAAAGGGGATATTTAGCATGGACCCCTGAGATGGACAGCATATTAACATCAACACTGTATGATCAAATTAATGAAGGAAATAAGGGTGACGGAAATTTTAAAAGTCAAGCTTACCAGGCTGTGGTTGATAAGCTGCGGATTGAAAAGAGTATGTTAGTTACTGTGGAACATGTGAAGCACCGGATTAAGATTTGGAAGAAACATTATGGTGTGATTTCTGATATTCGAAATTATACCAAATTCAATTGGGACGAAGAAAAGAAGATGCTAGTAATACCGATAGAAGATCTTGTAGAATGGAAAGCTTATTGTGAGGTAAATTAA
- the LOC108202275 gene encoding uncharacterized protein LOC108202275 isoform X1 — protein MSSRGNSAHSSHGNLNVSNVSQKRSREDEEMEFVMLVIGFIHVVVAACYGKNHRSKGLTWNNYDRSQIRATWMNTLKIDRICREQLRLDIRRFEKLCHLLETKGGLVTTKHVTVKEVVALFLHTLAHDLKNRTIQAVFARSGETVSRQFHIVLGSVLKLGKDYIRKVDHATSYVHDNQWKWFEVI, from the exons ATGAG TTCAAGGGGTAATTCAGCTCATTCATCTCATGG AAATTTAAATGTCTCGAATGTTTCACAAAAGCGTTCAAGGGAGGATGAGGAAATGGAGTTTGTAATGTTAGTTATAGGTTTCATTCACGTAGTAGTGGCAGCTTGTTACGGTAAGAATCATAGGTCGAAGGGGTTGACTTGGAATAATTATGATCGCTCTCAAATTAGAGCTACTTGGATGAATACATTAAAGATTGATAGAATTTGTCGTGAACAATTGCGTCTTGATATACGACGGTTCGAGAAGTTATGTCATCTTTTGGAAACTAAAGGCGGATTAGTAACTACGAAACATGTCACTGTGAAAGAAGTTGTCGCATTGTTTCTTCACACTCTAGCACATGATTTGAAAAATAGAACTATACAAGCTGTGTTTGCACGTTCTGGAGAGACAGTGAGTCGACAATTTCATATAGTACTTGGATCAGTACTCAAGTTGGGGAAGGATTACATAAGAAAAGTAGACCATGCCACTAGTTATGTCCATGATAACCAATGGAAGTGGTTTGAGGTAATATAA
- the LOC108202383 gene encoding serine/threonine-protein kinase D6PKL2 — translation MASTNGAGPPLQHKHNDGGAIRKVNGDTNKSTSKPKVISTDKNNAQLSTKSNGSSNSINKAEGSLSYPSVEQLSILDSSMENETKGSIESSVDLEKKKTEHGSVKNSSVSAKISDGTSSIAKTSGSTKISDRLDFVDSGKSSMCRGSTSSDVSDESSCSSFSTSISKPHKTNDSRWEAIQIIRVRDGSLGLSHFRLLKRLGCGDIGSVYLAELSGTKSYFAMKVMDKASLASRKKLLRAQTEREILQSLDHPFLPTLYSHFETDKFSCLVMEFCPGGDLHTLRQKQQGKHFTEQAAKFYVAEVLLALEYLHMLGIVYRDLKPENVLVREDGHIMLSDFDLSLRCTVSPTLVKTSSLLESGPLRRNTAYCAQPACIEPSCIQPSCAVPTSCFSPRFFSSKSKKERKPKNDIGNQVSPLPELMAEPTSARSMSFVGTHEYLAPEIIKGEGHGSAVDWWTFGIFLYELLFGRTPFKGSGNRATLFNVVGQPLRFPESPTVSFSARDLIRGLLVKEPQNRLAYKRGATEIKQHPFFEGVNWALIRCATPPEVPPPVEFEQISVPASSSAKAAAVAAPDQKNSQNYLEFDFF, via the exons ATGGCCTCGACAAATGGTGCTGGGCCTCCCTTGCAGCATAAACATAATGATGGTGGTGCTATCCGGAAAGTAAATGGAGATACTAACAAGTCTACTAGCAAACCGAAAGTAATATCTACAGACAAGAATAATGCACAACTGAGTACTAAGAGTAATGGATCTTCCAATTCAATTAATAAAGCCGAAGGGAGTTTATCCTATCCCAGTGTTGAACAGTTGTCCATTCTTGACAGTTCAATGGAGAATGAGACTAAGGGCTCAATAGAATCCTCTGTTGATCTGGAAAAGAAGAAAACTGAGCACGGAAGCGTGAAGAACAGCTCTGTCTCTGCTAAAATTAGTGATGGGACCAGCAGTATTGCTAAAACCAGTGGGAGTACCAAGATTAGTGATCGCCTTGACTTTGTTGATAGTGGAAAGAGCAGTATGTGCCGTGGAAGCACAAGCTCTGATGTGAGTGATGAAAGCTCATGTAGCAGTTTTAGTACTAGTATCAGCAAGCCACATAAGACAAACGATTCAAGATGGGAGGCCATCCAAATTATCAGAGTGAGAGATGGATCTTTGGGCTTGAGCCACTTTAGATTGCTCAAGAGGTTGGGCTGTGGGGATATTGGAAGTGTCTACCTTGCGGAGTTAAGTGGAACCAAGTCATATTTTGCGATGAAAGTCATGGATAAAGCATCACTGGCTAGTCGGAAGAAGCTTCTTCGCGCCCAGACAGAACGAGAAATACTGCAATCTCTGGACCATCCCTTCCTTCCAACACTATACTCTCATTTTGAAACAGACAAGTTTTCGTGTCTGGTAATGGAATTCTGCCCTGGGGGAGATCTGCACACACTAAGGCAGAAACAGCAAGGAAAGCATTTTACAGAGCAAGCAGCAAA ATTTTATGTTGCTGAGGTACTCCTCGCTTTGGAATATCTACACATGCTTGGGATTGTCTACCGTGACCTTAAGCCGGAAAATGTCCTTGTGAGGGAAGATGGACACATAATGCTCTCAGATTTTGATCTGTCTCTGCGTTGTACAGTCAGCCCTACTCTTGTGAAAACCTCGTCCCTCCTGGAGTCGGGGCCGCTTCGGAGAAATACTGCTTATTGTGCTCAGCCAGCTTGCATTGAGCCTTCTTGTATTCAGCCTTCCTGTGCAGTTCCAACCTCGTGCTTCTCTCCACGATTCTTTTCTAGCAAGTCCAAGAAAGAACGGAAACCTAAAAATGATATAGGTAACCAAGTGAGTCCTTTGCCTGAGCTCATGGCTGAACCTACCAGTGCTAGGTCCATGTCATTTGTTGGAACACACGAATATTTGGCACCTGAGATAATTAAGGGTGAAGGTCATGGAAGTGCTGTGGATTGGTGGACATTTGGAATATTTCTGTATGAACTGTTGTTTGGTAGAACTCCGTTCAAAGGATCTGGCAATCGAGCTACATTGTTCAATGTTGTGGGTCAACCACTCCGTTTTCCTGAGTCACCAACTGTCAGCTTCTCTGCTAGAGACCTGATCAGAGGTTTACTTGTCAAAGAACCACAAAACAGATTAGCCTATAAAAGAGGGGCTACTGAAATTAAGCAGCATCCTTTCTTTGAAGGTGTAAATTGGGCCTTGATTCGCTGTGCTACCCCGCCTGAGGTCCCACCACCTGTTGAATTTGAGCAAATATCCGTCCCAGCTTCTTCAAGTGCTAAAGCAGCAGCTGTTGCTGCTCCGGATCAGAAAAATTCCCAGAATTACTTGGAATTTGATTTCTTTTAG